In a genomic window of Lepisosteus oculatus isolate fLepOcu1 chromosome 3, fLepOcu1.hap2, whole genome shotgun sequence:
- the esm1 gene encoding endothelial cell-specific molecule 1, with the protein MFTSRQSKQLDVVFASALCTGLDQQPIPQFYNNSKEKRTYFYFSAMQPLSLTVFFVLLMREVSAWSANVKYAVDCPERCNVEQCPGTQRCKRTVLDDCGCCHVCAAGRGELCYRTVSGMHGVKCGLGLFCDFYKEEDDFGDEYGICKECLYGTYGLECRKKCSCKAGGICDRETGQCLKFKFLAMLAAKQANRLKLMPQTENDMGSGDSDSDLHEDLLKEKTAQSAVEKWLNPR; encoded by the exons ATGTTCACATCTAGACAATCTAAGCAGCTAGACGTCGTTTTCGCAAGTGCTCTCTGCACTGGACTGGACCAGCAGCCCATACCGCAGTTCTACAACAACAGCAAAGAGAAAAggacttatttttatttctcagcCATGCAGCCCTTATCGTTGACAGTGTTTTTTGTGCTGCTGATGCGGGAGGTGAGCGCTTGGAGCGCCAATGTCAAATACGCAGTCGACTGCCCGGAGCGGTGCAATGTGGAGCAGTGTCCCGGGACCCAGCGCTGCAAACGGACCGTGCTGGACGACTGCGGTTGCTGTCACGTGTGTGCAGCGGGCCGAGGAGAACTCTGTTACCGTACGGTGTCAGGGATGCACGGGGTGAAATGCGGACTCGGGCTATTTTGTGACTTCTACAAGGAAGAGGACGATTTCGGGGATGAATATGGCATATGTAAAG AGTGTTTATATGGAACCTATGGTTTGGAATGCCGTAAAAAGTGCAGCTGTAAGGCTGGAGGCATCTGTGACAGGGAAACTGGACAATgtctgaaatttaaatttttagCAATGCTGGCTGCAAAGCAAGCTAACAGACTCAAGCTGATGCCACAGACAG AGAATGATATGGGATCTGGTGACAGTGACAGCGATCTCCATGAGGATTTGTTAAAGGAGAAAACAGCACAATCTGCAGTTGAAAAATGGCTAAATCCCCGCTGA